TCATGGAGTCTTAGGATAATGCATTTTATATGCTGAACACAGTTGATCTCAAAGTAAAGGTACCTTTTTTAGTCCATCCATCCACCATCACCCCTATAATAACtatttcgtgttttcctgcaaTAAACTCATGTCTCCGTCAACGAACCAATTAGTGTGTGTAAAAGGAATCAAAATGCATTTGAAGTTATTGTTAACAAGTTAGTGTTTGTCATTTTAACTTTTTTCAACAGTTGAATGATTGGTTAATTTCATTGTATCCATGTAGACCTCCATTTTGTGTTTGAAACCATTACTTTGGTAGACATGAGGGAGGAATCCCTTATAAGTTCCTATTGCTAAGCACGGATAATAACCAACATAAATCTAGAAGTTCATGTTATAAGCGTTGTGTTTTGTACTCTTTATGTCTAATTTAGATGTTGCAAAAGCCAGAGAGATACGTAGGTCCAACACATAGTTGCAAGCTTATTTTAGGTGCTAAAACTGATTTTCTTTAATTCATGATTAACAATTCTCTGCCCCCATAACTGTATATCCAGTGTAATGCATATTTGTGAATTATAAGAGTAGAACATCGGTGTTATACGTCGATACATGTAGCGATTCTTTACACTGCACAACAGTTCTTCAATATTGGTTTGTTCTGAATTGGCATCTCAATAGTGAGTACCTTTCAGTTTGAAGAAGACCGTTGTTGCGAAGGTCTTGGAAGATTTCATGCCTAAGAGAACCAACTATGGAGAATTTGCATGTTGCTGCTTTATGATTCATCTTCTCTTATAATTTTAATGGTTTCAAAGCTCTCACCCCAATATCAGTATTAATGCCAAGTTTTTCACTTCGAAACGAACCATTTTACGGGGAGTACTGAATCAGTCATTTTGTGTACATTATGTAGGACTGCGAAATGAAAAATGTATGCAACACATCGAACTATAAGGTAAATTATTGTCATTTCTTTTTATTATGCATTTCCTCAAAACCTATAATTGTCATCCAATTATGCTTCAGATTTTTTTCCTTGGAGGGACTGCAATGGTGGTCATCGATGCTTCCATGTTGTACTTGATAAAGTGGAGCTCAAATGCAGAAGTTCAGTTGAGTTACCTTATTTTCCTTATGTTGCTTTTATGTAGTGCATGGTTTAGAGTGAATGCGTTGTGTACTTTTTTTAATATTCTCTTTGTGCTACGAAGGCAATAGTCATCGCCCTATGTTTTGTGCAGTCATAGGGTCCTTCATAGATTGGTCACTAAACTGCGATAAGATCCTTTACACGCATGATTCAACATCCTTTCTTCGTTGACACAGTCCGCAGGTAGTGGTAAGGTTTATCACTGCTCTAAGCACTCAGCTTCTATCTTACTGAAGTAGTCCACCAGGCCTATGGCCCTTATCATCCAATGCCAGTGTTGCATGATACCTTAAACAACTGCAGGTTTCTTAAATTCTAAATCAATGAAAATCctgacatgtttttttttttttttttgtaagtagtTCGATAACATTTAATCAATCTCATTTAGCATGCCCTTATTGTGTTTTGATGAtaatgacaaattaattatgttaACACTTTGGATATAATAATAACCTTCTGTGGACCCTTTTGGACAAAATTTCACCTTTTTTATGTAAATTTTCTCATAGTTAGTAATCAACTTAAGTATATTTTTTTAGTAGGTAATCCCATCCTTCTCCTGTATTTCCGCAGTCATGGTAGGGTGATGTTTATAATTTCGGGTCTACAAGGGATCTCACACTGCACATGTGAATTTTAGTTTTGTGAGAAGCAATAAAAGCACCGCTTCGTAAAAACGAAAGATTATTTAGTCTGGCTTGAGCTTGAGATTACTCATttgacattataattgttttatcccCACGAGAATTCAGCATTTTTTGAACTCTAATATATATAAATTACTTCTGAAAACCTTGCCATATAGTATGATATTTTTGTTGAACTGATTACTTTTATGAAGGCTAAAACTGTGTCACACAATTAAGACAGTAAAGTTTTGATTTGCAGCTGTGGACCTACTTCATTAGAATTCCATATGCCAATGGGTCCCGTCTTATTTGTAGTGAAGGGGAGTGAACAAAAGCAGTATTTGATGGAGATGGTCAAATTTCACGCTTATATGAATGACAGTATTTGTAAGAGGAATGAAGTTTTGGATGAATCCACGTATTTATCAAGAAAACTTCATCTACGGGATTACGACTATTTACCAGTTGATAGACAGTTTGTGATGGTACATTTCTCATTTTGGTAAAATTATTGCAAGTttgtgggattttttttttttttttttttaatataataaaTTGACGAACCAACCAACAAGAACATTGCAAGTTTTAAAAAgcaccgtgggactcatcatagACTAGCCCATGCCATTTCATGAGCATTGTAAAGTACATGGAGTTGTATACAGCATCTTCACTGTATACAGTTTCTGTTAAATACTGCGCTTCGATGATTCAATTTCGGTAAGAAAACTCGATGGCATTCCAACACCCACAACATCAATTTCCCAACATAAATACGTTATTCCATCAAAATCATGCACATCACCAGAAACATTTTTCACATTGGAAAATGATACTTTAATTGGTCTTTTGAGAGGATAATACTTAATGAGTGTTCAAGGTACATGCCTACATGTTGAAATATACAACCAGCGTAGAATGCATAATGAATTTGTTACAAATTTAAGAATCACCGAAGATGCATTTTTAGAACCACGGGACAAGCGTCTGACTTAGAACATTCGGCAAAACCAATAACATGAGCATCTGAAACCCGTGCCATTACGACATGGGTCATACCCTAGTAATGATACAAAGTAAATAAAAATAGGTATATGGACGTTTCAAAAATAAGTATATggagcctagttagtaattcggaaTTTGACAATTTGTACAAACATCATACCTACCGTATTATTTGGATTCGTAGAAGTTAAACTCGGTCAAAAACACAATTCGTGATTCATTAGTAATTCAGAACGATATACATACGTGTATAATTTGTTTTATAGATATAAATTCGGCATttaaaaatcaaattcgacacaTATTGATTGTAAAAGAAGACCATTTAACGCATTGTTATGTTATTATCTTATGTTTTTAGGATTTCAAATGTTCTTAAAAATATGTACCAATCTTATCAACAAAGAGTAGTTTGTTTAGTGGTTAGTTCTTATAGGCATGTGTTCAAAACTCAATTTTTGTAAAAACCTTGAAAATGAAATGAGTTAAATGGGCCGAGTTAGTACGAGGGAAGTGAAAATGGTCCGTATTGTAGCTCTAGATGGTGGGCTTGCGCATCGAAAATTGAATAATCCGCGGATTATTCGCGATGGTCATAAAACAAGCGACTTGAACACCGAGTTGGAGCCTAGTTAGTAGTTCGAAATTCGACAAATATACGGATCGGCAAACGTACGAATATTATTCGGATTAATAAAGTTATATTCGATCAAGAATTCTCTCAATGATTCGTAATTCGTTAATAATTTGGAATGGCATGCATACGTGTATAATtcatttttaaaataataatctgGCAAAAAAAAATTCGACGTATACTAAACGATAAGAAAATACTTTTTAGTACAAGCTTCTAAGAGGGTGATATGATTTTACAAATaaattgaaatatatatatatatatatataatatttgcATTACACTCAACAACAAGAGCGTGGATCAGTGGTCAAGTGTTCATTCAATAAGCACAGAGTCAGGGGTTCGATCCTTCCTGTCTGTAATTTATTGGGAAAAACTACTAACAGGCATAAAGTTAGAGGTTCGACCCTTCCTGTATGTAAATTTCGGAAAAACTACCAAGTTCTTAAGGATTGGATAATTGGGCTTTAATATAAACCGTATATAAGGGCCCAGTGGGTTCGACCCTTCATGTCTGTAATTTTTAGGAAAAAAGTCAGGGGTTCGACCCTTCTTGTCTGTAATTTGTTGGGAAAAACTACTAACAAGCATAAAGTCAGAGGTTCGACCCTTCCTGTATGTAAATTTTGAAAAAACTACTAAGTTCTTAAGGATTAGATAATTGGGATTTAATATAAACCGTATATAAGGGCCCAGTGGGTTCGACCCTTCATGTCTGTAATTTTTAGGAAAAACTACCAAGGGAATCAGGGCTCCAGTTCGACGCTTCGTGTCCGTAATTTTTGGGAAAAACTACCAAGGTAGTCAGGGGTTCGACCCTTCCTGTCTGTAAGTTTTCGGAAAAACTACGAAGTTCTTAAGGATCGGATAATTGGGATTTAATACAAACAGTTATAATTTGCGAATGGTACGCGTTGCTAACGAGGAGTTGGAGTAACTCGCATGTATTATTCGGTCCTCCGAAATAATTATGTTAAATTCGTGGATAACATAACTCGCATGTATTAAGTGGGATAATAATTCTAGGTGTACTGCGGGAAAATCCGAAGTTTACACCCGTCAGGCCCAATTATATACTTTTATGATTGCAATAGTAGAGTAGCTACCCTAACTTCCACACAATTATTTTTCAGGAGCTTTCACGGGATAAAACTTGGTTATTCTAGCATTATTATATGGGGAAAGGAGTGTCGGGAGTGTATGCACTACGTAAAATCAGGTACAACACTATTCTaaatccacaaaaaaaaaatcattgggaAGTGCAAAGTCCCAAATCAAGTACAACATTATTATAAAGCTATTCGTTGTGAATATTTAAGTCCcgctgtctttttttcttcttgcaCCCCTCTTCACGACATGTTTATAAAACATAATACCCAAACTGAAGTACCTTCATCCAAGGAGCAGTTTGCTCATTGTTGGTAGAATATACCCACACTTCTTTCTGAAGTATactgaaagaaaaacaaaattctttCATTTTATCCAAAAAACTGATATTCACTACAAGGTGCATAAACCTGAggataagaaaaacctaaaccgcATTTGGAAtgagttagagcattgctcggtcgaactcgcaagcgttgctatctcaagcttgttgtcaagtttaatttccaaaactataagtcttgatttctagtctacttatagctaagtctcggattaggatagaaagtgtagttgatctttagacttcacggcgttcatcgattgaagacgaagaactactaaggggattttgtgtaacttcatcaacaaaaggtatgtggagacttgaactcatctatcactcaaaagtttatctactctatctcatatttgagacaaaagtcgtatagctatatagacttcgattacacacatttgatatttcgagctgagtttaacgcgcttacatatttctcgaaatatgtgttggtaagatttcgctttaaccaagttcatgttatattcttaacgaaagtcaaaagatgatcatgtgaaaatcgcctggtaacatcttacatgatttgtatgagacaaacatttgatgtagactccgaatgtttcgtattgatctatcgatcacttgaaaattgctttgaagctcatattttgtatgagacagctattgtcgtcttctaagaatgtttcaatgattgaaatcagagtttagaaaaattaaccatgattggatatagcacagtatgcgtacttgtatgctaacggTTGCAAGTTATTACAagtacgggaaccatagtatacatacccgtatgcgtactggttggttagttgaaagtccaggaacttagtatgcatacccgtatgcgtaccgacgTAAGTTCAAGACCGGGAaatcaactgagtttggtggtatgcgtacccgtccgcatactggcgaacccaaaccaagtccagccacttaggtatgcgtacccgtttacatacttgagtaggttatgttctaaaatcggtttgttcatgaactaatacatttataaattaagaaatgcaatcttttgcaaaccgtggctataatgttcatgaactgattcgagtgaatcaaaatcaattttgcttcaattgtgtcttgtatacttctatgagaatataaacaattgaacaactctagaactagtttcatttgagtatttgaactagttgtgttaagatgaacatggttgatatgaaagtgttcatatggctaacttcgattaactattgtggagccaacaaggtgtacacgtttaggtacggttacccatatctaaataaagtcacttttcatttgtgtgtaacaagctaagttcgatctaacggttgaaagatattagcttaagtctaatcaggttttcatctaactgtgaatattgaatgctttgttaccaaggtaacattgattgcaaatcctgatttgaagactatataagggagaactttagaaactgggaaacctaatccccatacctcatgtgtgatactagttgcgactagagtcgattctcctttaacctaggtttttctaaaaccattataggctaacgaattaaagacttcattgagattgtgaagccagacccaactattttctctgtagttgcgtgtattgagtactatattatctaagattttctcgagatttaatctccgataggcaagataaaaagtagtcacaaacatcttcgtctcatcgtttgtgattccaaaatatcttgtttcgataccatacgattaagattattgtgaggtgattgatactacTAGGTTGTTTtttaggaatataagtctggtgtatcaattggttcctgttcaccttgatttatcaaaagacgaaaaaaaactcataggtatttctgtgggagacagatttatctattcaatagacttgtctgtgtgagacagattggtttatcaagtcttcgactttgggtcgtagcaactcttagttgtgggtgagaccagctaagggaatcaagtgggtagagtcctactgggattcagaggcgtaaggaacgcgactgtaccttgatcagtgtgagattggttagggctcaactacattcagtCTGAAGacaacttggagtaggctagtgtctgtagcggtttaatatagtgtggtgttcaaatatggactagatcctgaagtttttctacatttgcagtttcctcgttaaaaaaatttctggtgtctgtgtcatttcttttccgcgttatatttgtttatataattgaaatatcacaggttgtgcgtagttcaatcaattagataatccaacctttggttgttgatataaattgattgacacttgaacattggtctttggtactgtttaagttgtttcacataataatctggCTCGcgtatttctatctgtttgatttgatgattacattgtgaagcagagatacaactcttcgatatatttccattgattgagtctgactgcctatttgattctcttggaattatattggagtttgtccatacaaattgcataaacgaaatattgggtgaggttgttagacccatgctttttcaattggtatcagagcaggcaaacatgtttaagaccttatacGTCTGTGTtggtagcgatctgactctatgtacaGAAGTCCTATCTCagtaaacataccaccagtcttcgatggctcaaattacttatggttggaaatttctatgcgtgcctttctacaagcgtgtgattttcaatcatgggtttatgttgttcaTGTCTACAaccctccaatggttacagtagactGTGTCTCTACTGCAaaagatattggtagatatgaacctaacgagattctcgctgcaaaacaaaattctgacggttcaaatgctatcattcatgctattaccccagatctccagcaccatgtgactacgtgcactcgtctaaagatgcgtgggatatattagaaactgtattcgaagggaatacctttgaaaaggaatctaggctccaaaacctaaattctgattgggaaaacctttgtatggctgacgaagattcatttgatgagtttaatcacaaagtgtctgaaattgttaatgcatctttcgcgttgggtaagactattcctgaaaaggacattgtgatgaaaattctcagatcgttaccagccaaatac
The nucleotide sequence above comes from Papaver somniferum cultivar HN1 chromosome 8, ASM357369v1, whole genome shotgun sequence. Encoded proteins:
- the LOC113301929 gene encoding uncharacterized protein LOC113301929, with translation MLLLYDSSSLIILMDCEMKNVCNTSNYKIFFLGGTAMVVIDASMLYLIKWSSNAEVHCGPTSLEFHMPMGPVLFVVKGSEQKQYLMEMVKFHAYMNDSICKRNEVLDESTYLSRKLHLRDYDYLPVDRQFVMVHFSFW